In the Oryza glaberrima chromosome 6, OglaRS2, whole genome shotgun sequence genome, one interval contains:
- the LOC127776976 gene encoding uncharacterized protein LOC127776976, with protein MDGNMHQLVQDAFGNTNNDPPVNEYDVQNSLNSGPDHETKAFYNLLRDAHDPLWEGCELTRLSFLVLLFHIKSVNKWSNKSLNDLLAILQQAIPNGKNLPGTFAEAKRIIGKLGLNYVKIHVCPNNCQLYRKAKANDDFCSKCGTSRWKNKEDKTTLTKKERRRATPRKVLRYFPIKPRLKRLFMHKETAIALRWHDEGRTKDGVLRHPADSEAWKSIDSRNPQFASDSRNIRFAMASDGFNPFGILSSTYSCWPVVLIPYNLPPWLCMKASSIMLALIIPGPSYARKDFHVFKEPVYEELFDLFEVGTPTYDASRNEMFQLRATVLFTISDYPGIGIFAGYSVNGEFACITYREETCSKRLKHGHKYCFMGHRRFLPLDHELRYNENSFDGTEEHRVEPLAYSETSVLQKIEKINDFEKSKTWKCRSGLFSLPYWDLNVLHHNLDVMHIEKNVCDNIYGTLLGVEGKSKDNLQARLDLQEMNIRPDLHPIRKANNKYCLPPASYTMSKREKQQFCKVLHDIKVPDGYAGNISKCINVSQGKISGLKSHDCHILMQELLPVALRGVLPDNVTSVLFDLCGYFRELSSKVLYIDVLDKYLSVLKSYVRNKAHPEGCIAEAYLADECMTFCSRYLEGFETKHNQPTRNDDNDESVACSDDECTPYLFPHVGKPLGKPRSYVIRGLTKMQAHRYVLFNCPDVDPYLRTHADEIRRTYRQGHITPKIIERIQNEKFHEWFRAHIMDLERKNGICSVKNDHRWLARGPIGPTKRYRAFNTRGFRFRPKHLDGVTQNSGVVLSAKTSSYTKSSDTNPILGDLTYYGRVIDIIELNYSGQFSVVLFKCEWVDVVSRKGVKKDKYGYTLVNFSHLIHTGEKVEHEPFIFPNQADQVYYVDDPMNPGWSVVRKNKPRDIYDIGEDEWAGDIEIEPFHVSHLGGMSSNANNYKQWVRTDVEGTTVDVDNNALNNEG; from the exons ATGGATGGTAACATGCACCAACTAGTGCAAGATGCTTTTGGGAACACAAACAATGACCCTCCAGTGAATGAATATGATGTACAAAATTCTTTAAACAGTGGGCCAGACCATGAAACAAAAGCATTCTATAACTTGCTCCGAGATGCTCATGACCCTTTGTGGGAAGGGTGTGAACTTACAAGGCTGTCATTTCTAGTTCTCTTGTTTCACATAAAATCAGTTAACAAGTGGAGTAATAAATCATTAAATGATTTGCTAGCAATCTTGCAACAAGCAATTCCAAATGGTAAGAATTTACCTGGGACATTTGCTGAAGCTAAGAGGATAATAGGAAAGCTTGGACTTAATTATGTCAAAATTCATGTTTGTCCAAATAACTGCCAGCTTTATAGGAAAGCTAAGGCAAACGATGACTTTTGTTCAAAATGTGGTACTTCAAGGTGGAAAAACAAAGAAGATAAAACTACTTTAACAAAGAAGGAAAGGAGAAGGGCAACCCCAAGGAAAGTGTTAAGGTACTTCCCAATTAAGCCAAGGCTTAAGAGGTTATTTATGCACAAGGAAACAGCTATAGCATTAAGATGGCATGATGAGGGTCGTACAAAGGATGGTGTGTTGCGTCATCCAGCTGACTCAGAGGCTTGGAAGTCCATTGACTCTAGGAATCCCCAGTTTGCATCGGATTCTCGAAACATCAGGTTTGCAATGGCTAGTGATGGATTTAATCCTTTTGGGATATTGAGTTCAACTTATAGTTGTTGGCCAGTTGTCTTGATTCCATATAACCTTCCTCCATGGTTATGCATGAAAGCATCTTCTATTATGCTTGCACTAATAATTCCTGGTCCATCTTACGCTAGAAAGGATTTTCATGTATTTAAGGAACCAGTTTATGAAGagttatttgatttatttgaggTTGGAACTCCTACATATGATGCATCTCGAAATGAGATGTTTCAGCTTCGTGCTACAGTACTGTTCACTATTAGTGACTATCCTGGGATTGGGATCTTTGCGGGATATAGTGTCAATGGTGAATTTGCTTGTATTACGTATCGTGAAGAAACGTGCTCTAAACGTTTGAAACATGGACACAAGTATTGTTTCATGGGACATCGTCGATTTCTTCCTCTGGACCATGAATTACGATATAATGAAAATTCTTTTGATGGAACTGAAGAACATAGAGTAGAACCTCTTGCTTATTCTGAAACATCAGTTTTACAAAAGATAGAGAAAATTAATGATTTTGAGAAGTCAAAAACATGGAAATGCCGTAGTGGCTTATTTTCGTTGCCTTACTGGGACTTGAATGTACTCCATCATAATCTTGATGTAATGCATATTGAGAAGAATGTTTGTGATAACATATATGGGACATTGTTAGGAGTGGAAGGCAAATCAAAGGATAATTTACAAGCACGCTTGGACCTACAAGAAATGAATATAAGGCCAGATTTGCATCCCataagaaaagctaataataaGTATTGTTTGCCTCCTGCTTCCTATACAATGTCTAAACGGGAGAAACAGCAATTTTGCAAAGTTCTCCATGATATTAAGGTTCCAGATGGATATGCAGGAAACATCTCAAAATGTATAAATGTTAGTCAAGGGAAAATTTCAGGTCTTAAAAGTCATGACTGTCATATTCTAATGCAAGAACTTCTCCCAGTTGCTTTGCGGGGTGTGCTTCCTGACAATGTCACTTCTGTCTTATTTGATCTATGTGGATATTTTAGAGAACTGAGTTCAAAAGTCCTGTACATTGATGTGCTTGACAA GTATTTGAGTGTATTAAAGTCATATGTGCGTAATAAGGCACATCCTGAAGGATGTATTGCAGAAGCATATTTGGCAGATGAGTGTATGACATTTTGTTCAAGATATCTTGAAGGTTTTGAGACAAAGCATAACCAGCCTACACGaaatgatgataatgatgagtCAGTTGCATGTTCAGATGATGAATGCACACCATATCTTTTTCCTCATGTTGGAAAACCACTTGGCAAGCCGAGAAGTTATGTTATTAGGGGCTTGACTAAAATGCAAGCACATAGATATGTGCTCTTCAACTGTCCAGATGTCGACCCATACCTTCG AACTCATGCTGATGAGATTAGAAGAACATATCGGCAAGGCCACATCACCCCAAAGATTATCGAGCGTATCCAAAATGAAAAATTCCATGAATGGTTCAGAGCTCAT ATAATGGATCTAGAGAGGAAAAATGGCATATGCAGTGTCAAGAATGATCATAGATGGCTAGCTCGTGGTCCGATTGGTCCAACAAAAAGATATCGTGCTTTCAATACCCGTGGCTTCCGGTTTAGGCCTAAACATTTGGATGGAGTGACACAGAATAGCGGAGTTGTCCTAAGTGCAAAAACATCCAGTTATACTAAATCAAGTGACACAAATCCAATATTGGGTGATCTAACATACTATGGTAGAGTCATCGATATTATTGAGCTAAACTACTCTGGACAATTTTCAGTAGTACTGTTTAAATGTGAATGGGTTGATGTTGTTTCTAGAAAAGGAGTTAAAAAAGATAAGTATGGTTACACACTAGTTAACTTCTCACATCTCATACATACTGGAGAAAAAGTTGAGCATGAGCCTTTTATTTTCCCCAATCAAGCAGATCAAGTTTATTATGTTGATGATCCAATGAATCCTGGGTGGTCTGTGGTAAGGAAGAACAAACCTAGAGATATATATGACATTGGTGAGGATGAATGGGCAGGTGACATAGAAATTGAGCCATTCCATGTTTCACACCTTGGTGGAATGTCCAGTAATGCAAACAATTACAAGCAATGGGTTAGAACAGATGTTGAAGGAACAACAGTAGATGTTGATAATAATGCTTTGAATAATGAAGGATAA